A part of Liolophura sinensis isolate JHLJ2023 chromosome 1, CUHK_Ljap_v2, whole genome shotgun sequence genomic DNA contains:
- the LOC135463650 gene encoding LOW QUALITY PROTEIN: asparagine--oxo-acid transaminase-like (The sequence of the model RefSeq protein was modified relative to this genomic sequence to represent the inferred CDS: inserted 1 base in 1 codon) yields the protein MDMLRSDLCEYKPASNLQLNETIREQISXGRTIHHLAFGQSPFPTIFCATEAFAGVNDYLPVNGLLELRLQISHFHLRYDGLTIDSEDIVVGAGSKQLIYLLMTVFGGDVLLTSPTWTTYMPQAKLSGRRCFIIETKMVDEWRLTSEVLETALSEIPGSDPKLMIFCNPDNPTGTSYSDAHLESLSEAFRRHKIIVLSDEIYGRLRYDGKHRSLTQFYPEGTILSTGLSKWASAGGWRLGYHIFPPELRSLRDAVKSAGSHTYSCAPAPIQYAAIEMFRDNKACDDYIQHTSRVLAAAANHCHRELAMLGVTTVLPTAGYYMFPNFEILRDPLLRRGITLCEEMCTALLQEASVAVMAGGPAYLRPVHELTVRLCYVDFDGASALDQSRAIGLDKQLPADFVENHCSKLYTGIQALTSWVKKQLDG from the exons ATGGATATGCTTCGTTCAGATTTGTGCGAGTATAAACCGGCAAGCAACTTGCAGTTGAATGAGACCATTCGTGAGCAGATCT GAGGCAGGACTATCCACCACCTGGCTTTCGGCCAGTCCCCCTTCCCCACGATTTTCTGTGCTACGGAAGCT TTTGCAGGGGTCAACGATTATCTGCCGGTCAACG GATTACTGGAATTACGCCTGCAAATATCTCATTTCCACCTCCGATATGATGGACTTACAATCGACTCGGAGGATATTGTGGTCGGTGCGGGCAGTAAGCAGCTCATCTACTTGCTTATGACAGTATTTGGTGGAG acGTCCTGCTTACTTCCCCGACGTGGACCACGTATATGCCACAGGCCAAACTGTCCGGCCGTCGATGCTTTATTATAGAGACCAAGATGGTAGATGAATGGCGGCTTACATCGGAAGTACTGGAAACG GCTCTTTCTGAAATTCCAGGCTCAGATCCTAAACTGATGATATTTTGTAATCCTGATAATCCAA CGGGAACATCGTATAGCGATGCGCATTTGGAAAGTTTAAG TGAAGCATTTCGTCGGCACAAGATTATCGTCCTGTCTGATGAGATCTATGGAAGACTGCGTTATGATGGTAAACACAGGTCGTTAACTCAG TTTTATCCGGAAGGCACCATCTTATCCACGGGGTTATCCAAGTGGGCAAGTGCTGGAGGGTGGCGG CTCGGTTACCACATCTTCCCACCAGAGTTACGTTCGTTGAGAGACGCAGTCAAGAGCGCCGGAAGCCACACTTATTCATGCGCACCTGCGCCAATACAGTACGCTGCCATAGAG ATGTTCCGAGACAATAAAGCGTGTGATGATTATATCCAACACACGTCACGTGTCCTGGCAGCCGCTGCTAATCATTGTCATAG AGAGCTGGCAATGCTTGGTGTAACAACAGTTTTACCCACGGCCGGTTATTATATGTTCCCGAATTTTGAAATCCTGAGAGACCCTTTGCTAagaagggggataactctttGTGAAGAAATGTGTACAGCGTTACTTCAAGAGGCTTCCGTTGCT GTAATGGCTGGAGGACCCGCGTATCTACGCCCTGTACATGAGCTTACCGTCAGACTGTGCTATGTCGACTTCGATGGAGCAAGCGCCTTAGATCAGAGTCGTGCAATCGGGCTAGACAAACAACTTCCGGCAGATTTCGTAGAAAATCACTGCTCGAAGTTATACACAGGAATTCAG GCTTTAACGAGTTGGGTAAAAAAACAGTTGGATGGGTGA